Within Sporichthyaceae bacterium, the genomic segment CGTCCACCTCGCCTGACGCCCCCTGGCGCCCCCAAAGCCCGCACTTCTGCTGCCTGTCCCACCTTTCCAGGTCCCCTGATACGTGGGACAGGCACCAGAAGTCGGAAGGTGACTCACCCGGAAGGACCATTCGATGAACGCGCTCGCCCCCGTGGACGTCGACATCCTCATCGTCGGCGCCGGCCCCGTGGGACTGTTCGGCGCCTACTACGCGGGTTTCCGGGCTTTGCGGGTCGCGGTGATGGACTCGCTGCCGGAGCTCGGTGGCCAGATCAGCGCCATGTACCCGGAGAAGCAGATCTACGACATCGCCGGGTTTCCCGCCGTGCGCGGACGGGACCTTGTCGCGAACCTCAAGGCCCAGGCGGACAAGTTCGCCCCGGTGTATCTGACGGGTCAAAAGGCGGAGACACTGGAACGCCTGCCGGACGCGGAGAGCGGCGCGCCCCGCTTGGAGATCGCCTCCGACCAGGGTCAGGTCGTGCGGTGCGGTGTGGTCATCGTGACCGGTGGCATCGGCAGCTTCACCCCGCGCCCGCTGCGGGCCGGCTCCGAGTTCCTCGGCAAGGGGCTGTCGTACTTCGTGCCGGACCTCAATGCCCTGGCGGGCAAGGACGTCGTGATCGTCGGCGGTGGCGACAGCGCGTTCGACTGGGCGCTCGGCCTGCACGAGATCGCCGCCTCGGTCACCCTGGTGCACCGCCGCGAGGTGTTTCGCGCTCACGCGCACACCGTCGAGCAGGTGCGCAACACCCCGGTGCGGATCATCACCAACGCAGAGATCAAGAGCGTCGACGGCACCGACGCCGTCGAGTCCGTCGCGGTCGACCAGAACGGCGAGATCCACGAACTGCCGTGCGACCACCTGGTCGCCGCGCTCGGGTTTACCGCGAACCTCGGGCCGTTGCTGAGCTGGGGCATCGAGATCCAGGACCGCCGGCACATCCTCGTCGACACCCGGATGGCGACCAACGAACGCGGCATCTTCGCCGCCGGCGACATCACCGAGTATCCCGGCAAGGTTCGGCTGATCGTGGTCGGCTTCGGCGAGGTGGCCACCGCCGTCAACAACGCGGCCGTGCTGCTCGACCCGCAGGCCGCGGTGTTCCCCGGCCACTCCACCGACGCTGTACCCGCCCCGGCTGCCTGAGGAGGGACACCGAAATGCCTTACGTCATCGCCGAACCCTGCATCGACGTCATGGACACGTCGTGTCGTGACGAGTGTCCGGTCGACTGCATCTACGAAGGTGCCCGCAAGCTCTACATCAATCCCAAGGAATGCATCGACTGCGGCGCCTGCGAACCGGTGTGTCCGGTCGAGGCCATCACCCAGGACCGGCGGGTCAACCCGGCGTACGTCCCATTCGTGGAGGACAACAAGACTTTCTTCC encodes:
- a CDS encoding NAD(P)/FAD-dependent oxidoreductase: MNALAPVDVDILIVGAGPVGLFGAYYAGFRALRVAVMDSLPELGGQISAMYPEKQIYDIAGFPAVRGRDLVANLKAQADKFAPVYLTGQKAETLERLPDAESGAPRLEIASDQGQVVRCGVVIVTGGIGSFTPRPLRAGSEFLGKGLSYFVPDLNALAGKDVVIVGGGDSAFDWALGLHEIAASVTLVHRREVFRAHAHTVEQVRNTPVRIITNAEIKSVDGTDAVESVAVDQNGEIHELPCDHLVAALGFTANLGPLLSWGIEIQDRRHILVDTRMATNERGIFAAGDITEYPGKVRLIVVGFGEVATAVNNAAVLLDPQAAVFPGHSTDAVPAPAA
- the fdxA gene encoding ferredoxin, with translation MPYVIAEPCIDVMDTSCRDECPVDCIYEGARKLYINPKECIDCGACEPVCPVEAITQDRRVNPAYVPFVEDNKTFFLETLIGRDAPLGAPGGAHAVGRVGVDTELVASHPGNG